AGGAATCGTGCTTCCTTGAGTCTGGGACGGCGTGCTTCGAGCCCGCTGTCATTGTCTGGGCCTATTGTTTAGCTGCACGCGAGATGTTTGCTGAAATGTGCCAGCAGCTTGCGCTGCCTTCTTTGTCCCTCACAGAATGCATGGAAGGTGGTTAAGTGTGTCCCAGAGGGACAAAATTTGGCTTTCGTAGCTGTATTCTGGTTAACAAATGCAGCACTGATTATATCTCCTGAAAGCTATACCAAATTGCTGATATGCACTCTTCATGAAAATCTCCTAGATCACAGCTACtatagtgttttttttgtggggTTTGGTAAACAGTGCTAACTACTAGTATCAGTGTATAAGTTTGAGCTAAATATCATTAagtgctccctccgatccataataagtgtctcagattttgtacttagatcggaggaagtaatttCAAAGAATCTGAAAAAACGACTGAGTGAAAATATATTGGGTGCTCAACAATCAACATGTTCTACAACTGTAGAGAGATGCACGAGTCAATATATGCAATTTCAGGACAAGGTTTTAGCCAGTATAGGAGCGGTAGTTTTGTTGGCCTCCTCAGTTGCCACTCACCACACTCAATTACGAGAACCCTAAATGAGTGGAGTCATTCCAATATCCTTGTGTCATGCATGTAAAATTGAAACTCTGCTGTTGCAGGTATCTATCCAGATGGGATATTCAGATTGCTCTGCAGGGTGGGTGCCCCAGCATTGACAGGAAAGTTGTTAATTCTGGGAAGCGATTACGTGCTCATGTTGGACTTGACGAAGGAGAGGTAATTTCTGTTTATTTACCTTGTTTTTCTATATCAGTTTAATTTTAAAATTGTCTTCTTGTACaaatattctagaaaaaatatGAACCAATAAATTGTTTCTTTAACCAAGAGAATCAAACACTCAAAACTGTCAGATGCAAGGACATATATGAAAACTACATGCGCACAAAGCCTTTTAGACTTAATGAAGTTCATGATATCTCAGACTTCAGATAATGGCAAATAAGTAGAAGTATTTTGATCTGTTTGCTTATAAAATGCACCATTTATATCTTTGACTACAGTTACAAGGTGAAAAGTTGCAAAGCTGTTAACCTTTTGTCCACTTTGTTTCACTCAATCAATGTGTATGAGCTTGAGAAAACATGTTGTGTGTTCTTAAATTATAATTTAGAATCCAACCTAAAATGTTGAAAGATCTTATGCTGCAAACTAGGAAAATTGTAGCAGTTATTGATGTTTCCTTTTAACTTCTGCGAGGGCTACTACTTAAGATTAAATTTATGAGACTTTGCTTTCAACATTTCCATTTCATATATATCTGCAAAGGCAATATACGCTTTTCTTTGCAAGAACTGTGCCTTCAGTTGCCATGCTGGAGACGATGTTCACTTTGCTTGCCTCGAACCGTGCTTTCAGTTGCCAACCTGCCATGCTGCTGGCGCAATCTTATTCTCCTTACTGGATCAGCAATTTTGCTTACATGTGAACATTTTGATTGCTTTAATCATGTGTCATAAACCTATGTTGTATATAGCACACCTCCAGCATCCTCTTACGTTGACAGAGCGACAGATTTGCAGCCAATGCAATTTAAGGGGAAGTTGTGAGAGGGCATACATAAGAGCTAGGAAGGAGGAAGTTGGCAGAAGTGTGGATGTTATGCGCATCCTTCTGACTTATGGTCTCGATATCATTACTGGTAATATGGGGAACAGAGCATGCCTAGACAAAACTGTGAAAGAATCCGTAAAGAAGCTACTTAATGAGATTGTCGAGCTCGATTCTAAGGGACCTGGTTCCAGAACTGATAAAGCTGCACCGCGTACGTCAAAACGTCAATCTGCTGTACCCATGAAGCAGGGTGATTGGAATTGTCCCAAGTATGTCAGAACATTGATATTTACCATGTTgtgttttccttcaaaaagaatAAAGCTTGTGTTTATTTCCAGGTGCCACTTcctgaactttgcaaaaaatatcaaatgttTGCGTTGTGATGGTGAATTTCAAGAGAGATACCGGTTACTGCATGAGGACCAAGAGCATCTACCCCTGAAAAAGGGTGACTGGATATGCAACAGGTGAGGCTGCGAACTAGTCCAGTTTATGATTAAGATTGACTTGGATGGAGGGCACTGTTCCTCTTTCTCAACTGTAATGATCTTACATTTTTCAGGTGCAACTTTTTGAATTTCGCAAAGAATACACGATGCTTGCAATGCCATGACAAACCAACAAACCGTTTGCTCAATCCAGGAGAATGGGAGTGTGTCTCGTGAGTGATTATTTTTACTGTATATCATTGAATGCGCACATCCATTGCATTGTTTTGATGTCTAATGTCGAGATAGAACATAGGGGAAATGGTATTGAAAATGTCGAGCTAACCTTCCTGCATTGTGATATTACCTTGTAGTTTACTATCATAAGATCAACATAACAATATATCGAGTGATCTATGACAGGTGTAATTATCTGAACTTCAAGAGGAATGCATTCTGCTTGAGATGTGGTTGGAAAAGACCAAAATCATTAAACAGCCAAGATAATATTGAACCACATAATGATTTAGAACAGAATAAGCCTCCTACTATTTCATTTGTTGAAGATGGCATCCAATCAAGAAGGCGGCAAATTCTGCAAAAGAAGGATCCACTATCTGATGAAGATTCAGATTTCTGGAGCTCTGAGGAAAGGGATGATGACAGTGAGGACAGCATGCTTCGAATACACAAGGACTACAAATTCCTTGACAGTTTTCCCATTGTTGGGGGCAGGACTGCTATTTCCCAAGAACCTCTTGAGAGGGAAAAATGGAAGCAAGAGATGTCCATGGGAAACAAAGGGCTTCCAACAAAGGTATCAGAAGAAAGTAACCTGTCTTCTGTTCGTGTTCCGAGAAGCATGGAGATTGCTGAATCTGATGATGACGACGAGATTTCGTCATGGTTTTCTGGTGGGACTAATAATAGAAACCTGAATAGATCAtaaaccattttttttgtaaatggCGATAATTTGTGAAATTTTCATACTATGTAACTTTACCACTTTTCAGAGGTATAAAATTCAGTCAAAGATCATCTTTCACATGAGATCTTCACTATactattattttatttgccAGCAACTTCTGTAAGATCGTGTTATCTATGGGAACAACATTTATCGCATACTTAGAGTTTCCTACAGTACATGTTAGGGTATCCatctaatttatttattttgcccTTGATTCTCCCTGCTCATGCTGGCACCAGTAGGATCCTTTTGTAGGGACATCCAAAATCATGAGTATCTCTCTAGGAATAGATGAATGCTCAACAAGAATTTTCAAATGCTACATTATTTCTTTAAGAAAATGCAAGATACAATTTTGAAAACATATCCTGCAAGGTATAACAAAAACAGCTCAAACCCTTCATAGTAGGTATGCAACAAAGCCCTATTTCGttgcaaataaaaatacaGAAAATTGCTTGGAACTCACAGAGCATGAAAAATAATGCATGCAACATGCACAAGAgaacattaaaaaaatgtttgcagCATATATGAAACCCTTCATAACATACTGCTGAGTGACTGCAATACCTCATTCATGCATATGCAACGACTAAGATATAAGTATTTGTAGCATATCAAAAACAAATGTAGCCCtacaaaaatttcaaactgaCTAACCTTTATCCATCAACAATGGAGGCACCTGACATTACCCCTCTGGGCTAGTCGACTACAAATTCGACTCACCGCAGCCTTGTCGGACCACGAACCCATTCCCCATGGTCCAAACGCTTTTCCGAGCGTGGCACCATGAAGAATCACATTTTCAAGCTAGCTCACCATGAGGGCCCTCATGGTGTTAGGAGGAAAGAGGAGACGATGGAGAAAACTGGGAGGGTTGATGAGGAGAAGGGCTCTTGCGAGATGGGgtaaacaaaaagaagagtGAGGAGACAAGATGTCCCGCGATAAGAAATATGAGAAATAGAGAGGAAAACGTGCGCAAACCACACCCGATCAATCCGCAGCCGAAAGATAAATCATTTACTCACAATTTTTCATGACATTTTGTTTAACTTGCCTCAGTTTGTAGAAAAAAGTACTATAAATTAGGCCATTAATTACGAAATCAAAACATGTTTAAAGATTGCGGTGGCACGAAAACTGCTTTGCGGGCAGCCAAATTATTCTCCAACCCTATCACAACTTGGGCTCTCGCCCTTTCGTGCTGTCCTGGCCCCAGTTCTTTCTCTCCCTCGCTGAGCTTCTCTTTCCTTCTCCCCCAATCCCAAGGACTCCACGCGGGTCTTCGAATATTCGCTGTCCTTGAAGCTCAGTAACCTCCGCGTCTAGTGCAACTCAGGGATTCCAGGGCGGGGTAGCAGTtgcagctggaggaggaagaggggttCGCTATGGGGTCCGAGGGATCCGCTGGGGTCGTCGGTGAGTTTCTCCCTGTTCGCCGTGTACCTCTTACGATTTACGAACCGCTTCTTGTAGAACTTGCTTGAGATTCGGGTGGCAAGGTGTGGGTTCCGTTCGTCCTCGCCATTCGCCAAGAAGTCAAGGGTTCTTGGATTTTTGGGCCGGATTTTTTAGGTGATTTAAGTAACGGGGAGGGAGCGGAGGGATTGCTGGATTAGGCTGGGTTTCTGGTGGTCTGATTAGTTTTCCAGTATTTCATGGTAGCACTACCATGAAACCATCATTCCATGAGGGGTTGTAGCAAAGGTGAAATACTGGAAAGTCGTCATGCTGGGTTGATTTTGGATAAGGTATCAGGTTGATGGACCAGAGATCGGTCTGCGAAACGGTCTAGAGTTGTTGCTGAGGCCCAATTCACCGTTCTCACTGGTGTGAAACTTGGTTGAGATGTTTGTTCCTTTATGCCAAATCCAGGAATTGATGAGGTCCTCAATTGTTGGCACAGTTTTATGATGGACCTGTATGGATTTAGGGGGGGCAGCTGGATTTGTTGGCTGGACGTCAATTAGTTTCACATTATGATTATCTTAGATTTTTTTATGCAACTTCATGATATTCAAGACAACCTATGATCTGGACACCTTTTAGTATCCTTACGCCATTGTCTATATCTAGGATTCCTATTTATACTTTAGTGCTGCTCATTTAGAATCACAACCCACTCTTAGGGTATGTTTGGATAGAACAATATTACGATTTTGGATATCCATTGCAGACTAACGAATGTTTCTGAATTTTGAAGCAAATAAAGTGTAAAGATCACTCCTAAGAGTTATATTAGATGGAAGGTCTGTTTGTCCTTTCTCTATACTTAGAAACATGATTCATCACTTAAAACTCCTAACCGACGTACCTAAGATGTTGGCCCCAGTGATGCCAAATTCCGAGTCAGTCAAGCTTTGCCCGTTCTTTTGTCCCTTTATTGACtgtcttgtgttttttttttcaaacacaAACTGAGCTTGGGTTGTAGGACAAATCACAGCAAAACTCAAAACACTGACAACGACATATCTAGGAAAGTATTTCATGCTCGTGGGCCCTCTGCCTACGTATGATGCAATGGACACTGCTTAGCATGTAAACGTTATTATGAAAAGTTATCCGGTTTCACTCCTGTAAGTTCCAACTATACGATCATAGCACCAAGTTCCTTCCTACCTGGCATGGGCACTCATTTTCACATTGATTCCCAATAACGTGTTATACTTGACGTGCTGCTTGTGGCCAGCTGTGTGAGGGCATAGCTCAATAAAAGAATAACTTGGACGTAAGCAGATTATATATAAGTAAGGCTAGGATAAATAAGGTTAATTTCCTAAGAGATAAGATAGGTCTCCAGTTAGTTTACATATGTCGCCCTAAAAAACCATCAGTATAAACAGAAATGCCATACCAAGCAATGAGAATTATTAACTAGCAACGATCTAACAGTTCATCCCTTCTAAGTTCTATCCATCTTTTCCTCTGTAATATGGTGGGCCTACCCTCGCTCTTCAATCCTTGAACTAGCAACGATCTAACAGTTCATCCCTTCTAAGTTCTATCCATCTTTTCCTCTGTAATATGGTGGGCCTACCCTCGCTCTTCAATCCTTGAACCAATTACCAAACCTAGCATGTGACAAGTTGGGATGGAACCAACATCCAATTTTTCCAGGATGAAACCTTAACGCATACTTGTCTACCAAACACACAACTCATGAAGAGATGTCCATCGATTAAGAGTGTATCTCATCATTGAAGAACTGAAAACTTGAAGTCCACTAAATCAGTTTATTTTAGATGCTTCAGCTTGGACAATCAGGCCTGTCAACCAATATTGAAAGCTTCAAACAACTATTGACTCGATAGCCAATGTTGTTGTCATGTGGGGGCACACCTACAGGCGCAGGTCCAGGTCGGGCAACGACCCAGGGTCCAAGTCAACTTAGTTATTTTAAGTAATTAAGAGTCTGGACTTGGAGATGGAAATGTTTCGTCCCGAGGAAGGTTTTCCCTACTGTTTCTAATTCTGCTATGAGTCTATTAGGAGTTTGATTACAATTCTGTAAGAGTCCAGCTTGGTCTCCAAGTTTGTAAGGGCTATTTATAGTCCACCCTAGTCAATCAGTAAAGCAAGCAATAAAAAAATCCAAACCCTTGCTACCCCTTGCGCCTTGTGCGTCACCTATCCCTGCCATGGGGCAACGAGATTAGAAGCCTTGTCCTCCCGTAGAGCACCCCTACTTCCTGCGATCAAACCCTAATCCCTCGATTTCCCAAGCATGTTACAGTTCTACTGATCTTCGTTTCAGTGGGCGAAATGCTTCTTTCGTTTAACAACATGGGCCATCTGCCACCTGCGTACAAGTTGACCCTAAGGTCTTATGCATTGGTCTAAAATGCAAGTATTGCATCTAGGCAACTCGAATTAGCTCTTATGAAAAGAATGCTGCCATAGAAAAATATGCCACATAGCGAAACAAAGGAGGGTTGCTATGCGTCGTTATGGCATTAGATTAAGCAGCCCTCTtgcaatatattttttgtgtgtgggaGCTCTTGCAATGCTAGGCTATTGCTGTTACTTCTGGTGCTAcattctctctcttttgttcCAATTATGTTATCTATGATGCGGGCACACAACATAGTTTCCCATAAAGATAACATTTTTGTGCTATTTGAATGGTTAATTTATGTTCAAACTGCAATTGTTAAATTACTACTACACCCAGTTATAACCTCTAAAACAGCTTTTGAAACTATAAGCGCGACTGTTTAATAATCATAAGAATTGGAAAAAGCATAACTTTTTTGGAAAATAGAAATCTCtacaaaaatatatagtaAACTACAGAATTGTGTTTTTCCTTTATTATTTCGTTCTTTAGAATTCAGAATGATGTGATCGGATTCATGTTTACCTTGCTTCAATGAGTTGCTTATAATATATAGGTTATTCTGTTGTACTGACTGTTATCTTATGCAGTTCCAAGAAACTTTAGACTGTTAGAAGAGCTTGAGAGAGGTGAGAAGGGCATTGGTGACGGAACTGTGAGCTATGGAATGGATGATgctgatgatatatatatgCGCTCCTGGACAGGAACTATTATTGGTCCACCCAATGTATGTTGTAAAATACCCATTACTAGTTGGTGGATATCAACTGCATTTGTTTCTGTATGCTCAAACCAACTGATCACTGCATTTTTTTATATCTTGCAGACTGTTCATGAGGGACGAATCTACCAATTGAAGCTGTTCTGCGATACAGATTATCCAGATAAACCCCCTACTGTGCGCTTCCAGGCTAGGGTCAATATGACATGCGTGAATCAAGAAACTGGAATGGTACTcgtgcaaaataaaaataaaattgtgaAGTTGTTGAGGAATGATGTTTGTCTTAGCACTTACCATGAGCTACTTTTCTAGGTTGATCCAAGTCGATTTCCCATGCTTGGAAACTGGCGAAGGGAACATACAATGGAGGACATCCTGATCAGCTTAAAAAAGGAGATGTCAGCCCCTCAGAATCGCAGGCTCCACCAGCCTCATGAAGGTATTGTCCTTCTCATTGTTGCTTCAGTGGCTGAGATCTACTTGGAGGAGCCACAACTCCACTTACGTGAAGTTGTTCTAGCTGCAAGAAGTTCTTAATCTCCAGAAGCTGATGCAGTTTCTGTTGCATGCTTTTGCAACAAACCACTTACGATAATTACCATCAGTATCTTCTTTATTACTTGCTGTAATCAGCATAAACTTAGTTATGAAAATATGCAGGCCGAAGTTACATAATACGGTAATTAGCGTTCCATCTTTTTCCGGTGCTGGTGAATGTTTCCTGGTTATCACTCCTGATTCTAAACCTGCTCTGATTTTTCTGCAGGTAACGATGATCAAAGAGTGGAACAGAAAGGACTAGCTATTAGATGTGTCATTATGTAAGATATGTGCATTGCAATGTACAGTGTTACACCGAGTAGCATCAGATGCGGAAGCTGAGAAAATCCAGGAAATCATGTAATTTGGTCGTCGCCAGTCTCAACATTCGATCTAAACTGCTCTATTATCGCAATAAAATGCCGATAACTTTGTTAATTTGTGTGCACAATGGTGAAACAGTTTCAGTAAATTTGAGAGCCATTGTGCCTGCTTTCTCATTCTGTTAGTTCTTGAgaacttctttttcttctgcatCGGTTCCATGGACTTCATGGAATGATACGATGGTTTTTACGCAGCTGCAAACCATTTGCTTACTTCATGCAGACACCACGGGATGACACTACATTTGCTGCTCTCCATAGGTATTTTGTTACGAGTAGCTTTTGTGTGTCCTAAACTCCAATATAGCAACCGAAATTGCATTTGAGAATATCGATCACAAAATGAAGGAGTGACCAATGGATAGGGCAATAAGAATGTCATTATTGCCAagtttgaaacaaaaaaagaatctCAATTCTTACAAAAAGATTGCTATTCGTAGTTCTGTTTTTAAAG
This is a stretch of genomic DNA from Brachypodium distachyon strain Bd21 chromosome 1, Brachypodium_distachyon_v3.0, whole genome shotgun sequence. It encodes these proteins:
- the LOC100842812 gene encoding uncharacterized protein LOC100842812, which encodes MYRRLTPAAALSALRRFSHLRLPPPAPDPRLAFLRSELEDLDLSHPPAPTQPSPRDQWRVTEEPGSGGVLTVGKPEAVEIAHPWTEWVALMELLLQRGHLDPSAFAGAAPSKDSNLIRTACLRFGRERPDLIRYLSRWDIQIALQGGCPSIDRKVVNSGKRLRAHVGLDEGEICSQCNLRGSCERAYIRARKEEVGRSVDVMRILLTYGLDIITGNMGNRACLDKTVKESVKKLLNEIVELDSKGPGSRTDKAAPRTSKRQSAVPMKQGDWNCPKCHFLNFAKNIKCLRCDGEFQERYRLLHEDQEHLPLKKGDWICNRCNFLNFAKNTRCLQCHDKPTNRLLNPGEWECVSCNYLNFKRNAFCLRCGWKRPKSLNSQDNIEPHNDLEQNKPPTISFVEDGIQSRRRQILQKKDPLSDEDSDFWSSEERDDDSEDSMLRIHKDYKFLDSFPIVGGRTAISQEPLEREKWKQEMSMGNKGLPTKVSEESNLSSVRVPRSMEIAESDDDDEISSWFSGGTNNRNLNRSLEEEEGFAMGSEGSAGVVVPRNFRLLEELERGEKGIGDGTVSYGMDDADDIYMRSWTGTIIGPPNTVHEGRIYQLKLFCDTDYPDKPPTVRFQARVNMTCVNQETGMVDPSRFPMLGNWRREHTMEDILISLKKEMSAPQNRRLHQPHEGNDDQRVEQKGLAIRCVIM